The proteins below are encoded in one region of Desulfatiglans anilini DSM 4660:
- a CDS encoding VOC family protein, translated as MKIEKIDHICFAVKDLDDVKRIYQDDFGLTPACEYVAESEKIKVARYYIGEVAVEFMESTAPDGEVAKFIDRQGEGFFLISYKVDDLPKAMAELKEKNVRLIDDKPRELLGNRYAFVHHPNKLHGVLTELLDGDFDMEADK; from the coding sequence ATGAAAATTGAGAAGATCGACCACATCTGTTTTGCCGTGAAGGATCTGGATGATGTAAAGAGGATTTACCAGGATGATTTCGGGTTGACGCCCGCCTGCGAGTACGTTGCGGAGTCCGAAAAGATCAAGGTTGCGCGGTATTACATCGGCGAGGTTGCGGTGGAGTTCATGGAATCGACTGCACCGGACGGCGAGGTGGCGAAATTCATCGACCGGCAGGGGGAGGGTTTCTTCCTGATATCCTACAAGGTCGATGACCTGCCGAAGGCCATGGCGGAGTTGAAGGAGAAAAACGTGAGGCTGATCGACGACAAACCGCGGGAGCTGCTCGGCAACCGGTATGCCTTTGTCCACCACCCGAATAAGCTCCACGGGGTCCTGACAGAGCTGCTGGATGGAGACTTCGATATGGAAGCCGACAAGTGA
- a CDS encoding dihydroorotate dehydrogenase, whose protein sequence is MGAEPVDMRVSLGPLQLKNPVVAASGTYGYGEEYAELVDPSLLGGIVVKGLSLKPREGNPPPRIVETPCGMLNAIGLANCGLDRFLAEKVPLLDNLDTAVIVNIYGHSTAEYGDLAEALRGVDAVDALEVNISCPNVECGGLAFGTDPLAAARVTESVVRHADKPVIVKLSPNVTDIRVIARAVEAAGADALSLINTLTGMAVDVASRRPLLGNVSGGLSGPAIKPVALYMLYQTVRAVHIPVMGMGGIMGARDALEFLITGATALQVGTAHFVDPRASIEIVAGIELYCRDHGIRRVADLSGTLVV, encoded by the coding sequence ATGGGCGCTGAACCTGTCGACATGCGGGTTTCGCTGGGCCCGCTGCAGCTCAAGAATCCTGTGGTGGCGGCCTCCGGGACCTATGGCTATGGCGAGGAATACGCGGAACTGGTCGATCCGTCGCTCCTTGGAGGCATCGTGGTCAAGGGGTTGTCTTTGAAGCCGAGGGAGGGCAATCCGCCGCCCCGGATCGTCGAGACGCCCTGCGGCATGCTCAACGCCATCGGGCTCGCGAATTGCGGGCTCGACCGGTTCCTGGCCGAGAAGGTCCCCCTGCTGGACAACCTCGACACGGCGGTCATCGTCAACATCTACGGGCACAGTACGGCGGAATACGGCGACCTGGCGGAGGCCTTGCGGGGGGTTGACGCGGTCGATGCCCTGGAGGTGAACATCAGCTGCCCGAACGTCGAATGCGGCGGCCTGGCCTTCGGCACGGACCCGCTCGCCGCTGCGAGGGTGACCGAGAGCGTTGTGCGCCATGCGGACAAGCCCGTCATCGTCAAGCTTTCACCGAATGTCACCGACATCCGGGTCATCGCCAGGGCGGTCGAGGCAGCGGGGGCCGATGCGCTTTCCCTCATCAACACCCTGACCGGAATGGCGGTGGATGTCGCAAGCCGGCGGCCGCTGCTGGGGAATGTCTCCGGCGGCCTTTCCGGCCCGGCGATCAAGCCTGTCGCGCTGTATATGCTTTATCAGACGGTTCGGGCGGTACATATCCCGGTGATGGGGATGGGCGGCATCATGGGGGCGAGGGATGCACTCGAGTTCTTGATCACTGGGGCAACAGCGCTGCAGGTCGGGACCGCCCATTTCGTCGATCCGAGGGCATCGATCGAGATTGTGGCAGGGATCGAACTCTACTGCCGCGATCACGGGATTCGGAGGGTGGCGGACCTTTCGGGAACCTTGGTTGTCTAA
- a CDS encoding FAD binding domain-containing protein: MPKFEYRKADSVTAAIALFEGFKGQASYLAGGTDLIPRVKSRLAMPAAVIDLKGIEALRTISRQGGALVIGANTTLFELKNDATVKEYFPALQASLEATSCEALQMRGTIGGNILQNTRCLFYNQSLAWRTARGLCFKMGGEICNAAPGAKRCFSNYCSDNALPLLTLSAALALTGPQGERKIKLEKLFSSKGKNPFTLLPGEILTGVHIPLKKSQGAYEKLRVRGSIDYPLVGAACSVLGGKGKIAVGGIGLEPLVYDLKDLTEATLKEAADKASQDAKPVANAVLTPAYRKKMVRVLAQRAISKTVQEGK; encoded by the coding sequence ATGCCCAAGTTTGAATACCGGAAGGCGGACAGCGTGACCGCGGCGATCGCCCTCTTCGAGGGCTTCAAAGGCCAGGCCTCTTACCTCGCCGGCGGGACGGACCTGATCCCGCGGGTGAAATCGAGGCTCGCCATGCCGGCGGCCGTCATCGATCTGAAGGGCATAGAGGCCCTGAGGACCATTTCCCGCCAGGGAGGGGCCCTCGTGATCGGCGCCAACACCACGCTTTTCGAACTCAAGAACGACGCGACCGTCAAGGAGTACTTCCCGGCGCTCCAGGCCTCGCTCGAGGCGACCTCCTGCGAGGCCCTTCAGATGCGGGGGACCATCGGCGGCAACATCCTGCAGAACACGCGCTGTCTTTTCTACAACCAGTCCCTTGCCTGGAGAACGGCGCGGGGCCTGTGCTTCAAGATGGGGGGTGAAATCTGCAACGCCGCCCCCGGGGCAAAGCGGTGCTTCTCCAACTACTGCAGCGACAACGCCCTGCCGCTCCTCACCCTTTCGGCCGCTCTCGCCCTCACCGGCCCGCAGGGAGAGCGCAAGATCAAACTGGAGAAGCTTTTCAGCAGCAAGGGGAAAAACCCGTTCACCCTGCTGCCCGGGGAGATCCTGACGGGGGTCCACATCCCGCTCAAGAAGTCGCAGGGGGCCTACGAAAAGCTGCGCGTCCGCGGCTCCATCGATTATCCCCTGGTCGGGGCGGCGTGCTCGGTCCTCGGCGGCAAAGGGAAGATCGCGGTCGGGGGCATCGGCCTCGAACCCCTCGTCTACGACCTGAAAGACCTCACGGAGGCAACCCTCAAAGAGGCTGCGGACAAGGCCTCCCAGGACGCGAAACCGGTGGCGAACGCCGTGCTCACGCCCGCCTATCGCAAGAAAATGGTGCGGGTCCTTGCGCAAAGGGCCATCAGCAAGACCGTGCAGGAGGGAAAGTGA
- a CDS encoding aminopeptidase, with translation MEEKRPDKEEMARLQDKLFYKPALVWDAIGFEEREAVFRFADAYKPFLDASKTEREAVETIRRLALEKGFAEAPGSGGGKAPFFRSHRGKWAAVVRPGSAPLSEGLRVLVSHMDSPRLDLKQRPVYEEADLAFLKTHYYGGIKKYQWLARPLAIHGRVLRADGSWLDLAVGEKPGDPVFSVLDLLPHLAAKSQYEKKLGEAIEGEKLNVMAGALPLGDDETKDRFKLALLAHLNETLGVLEEDFISAEIEVVPAGPARDVGWDRAMVGAYGQDDRACVYTSLRAVLDMAPSEKSVLVLFVDKEEIGSEGATSARSKFLEAVVGDCLEAAGEDATARAVGRVLAASEALSADVAGAFDPDYQDVHEKRNAARLGYGPCFVKFTGHRGKIGANDADAEYLGWLRRVFKRERIVWQTGELGKVDEGGGGTAAKYLAVHGVKIVDCGPPILSMHSPFEITHKGDVYMTYRAYRAFLECGTGV, from the coding sequence ATGGAAGAGAAACGGCCTGACAAGGAAGAGATGGCCAGGCTTCAGGACAAGCTTTTCTATAAACCCGCGCTGGTCTGGGACGCCATCGGCTTTGAAGAGCGGGAGGCTGTTTTTCGGTTTGCCGATGCCTACAAGCCCTTTCTGGACGCGTCCAAGACGGAGCGTGAGGCGGTTGAAACCATCCGGCGGCTGGCCCTCGAGAAAGGATTCGCCGAAGCGCCCGGGTCCGGCGGTGGAAAGGCCCCCTTTTTCCGCTCTCACCGAGGGAAGTGGGCGGCGGTTGTGCGGCCTGGAAGCGCTCCTTTGTCGGAGGGCCTGCGTGTGCTCGTCTCGCACATGGATTCGCCGCGGCTGGATCTCAAGCAGCGGCCGGTTTACGAAGAGGCGGACCTGGCCTTCCTGAAGACCCATTACTACGGTGGAATCAAGAAGTACCAGTGGCTGGCGCGGCCCTTGGCGATCCACGGCCGGGTCCTGCGTGCGGACGGTTCCTGGCTTGACCTTGCCGTGGGTGAGAAGCCCGGCGATCCGGTCTTCTCCGTGCTGGATCTTCTGCCGCATCTGGCCGCGAAATCCCAGTACGAGAAGAAGCTCGGCGAGGCGATCGAGGGGGAGAAGCTCAATGTGATGGCGGGTGCTCTGCCGTTGGGGGATGACGAGACGAAGGACCGGTTCAAACTGGCCCTCCTGGCGCATCTCAACGAAACGCTCGGAGTCCTGGAGGAGGATTTTATCAGCGCTGAGATCGAGGTCGTTCCGGCGGGTCCGGCGCGGGATGTCGGCTGGGACCGCGCCATGGTGGGCGCCTATGGACAGGACGACCGGGCCTGCGTCTATACGAGCCTCAGGGCTGTTCTGGACATGGCCCCGAGTGAAAAGAGCGTCCTTGTCCTCTTCGTCGACAAGGAAGAGATCGGCAGCGAGGGCGCGACGAGCGCCAGGTCGAAATTTCTCGAGGCGGTGGTCGGGGACTGCCTCGAGGCGGCCGGGGAAGATGCGACCGCCAGGGCGGTCGGGCGGGTGCTCGCCGCCTCGGAGGCGCTTTCGGCGGATGTAGCGGGCGCATTCGACCCGGACTATCAGGACGTGCACGAGAAGCGAAACGCCGCCCGGCTGGGCTATGGACCCTGTTTCGTCAAATTCACCGGCCACCGGGGGAAGATCGGTGCAAACGATGCCGATGCGGAATACCTGGGCTGGCTGCGGCGCGTCTTCAAACGTGAACGGATCGTGTGGCAGACCGGTGAGTTGGGAAAGGTGGACGAGGGCGGCGGTGGAACGGCCGCCAAATACCTTGCCGTCCATGGCGTAAAAATTGTGGATTGCGGGCCGCCGATCCTGTCGATGCACTCGCCCTTCGAGATCACCCACAAAGGCGACGTGTACATGACCTACCGTGCCTACAGGGCCTTTCTCGAGTGCGGGACAGGGGTCTGA
- a CDS encoding (2Fe-2S)-binding protein translates to MKTRKVTFEINGETCTSQVRPYETLLETLRERLDLTGAKEACGMGSCGACTVMMDGVPTRSCLVLTPEVEGASVATVEGLAKGEELHPLQEAFMEKGAVQCGFCTSGMIMNAKGLLDRNQAPTRQDVIRTVSSNICRCTGYKKIVEAVQAAAKASGES, encoded by the coding sequence ATGAAAACCAGGAAAGTAACCTTCGAGATCAACGGCGAGACCTGCACATCACAGGTGAGGCCTTATGAAACGCTGCTCGAAACGCTCAGGGAGCGCCTCGATCTGACCGGAGCGAAAGAGGCCTGCGGGATGGGATCGTGCGGGGCCTGCACCGTCATGATGGACGGTGTGCCCACCCGGAGCTGCCTGGTGCTGACCCCGGAGGTCGAGGGCGCATCCGTTGCCACGGTCGAAGGGCTTGCAAAGGGAGAAGAACTCCATCCGCTGCAGGAAGCCTTCATGGAAAAGGGCGCGGTCCAGTGCGGCTTCTGCACCTCCGGCATGATCATGAACGCCAAAGGGCTCCTGGACCGGAATCAGGCCCCGACCAGGCAGGACGTGATCCGCACCGTTTCCTCGAACATCTGCCGCTGCACCGGCTACAAGAAGATCGTCGAAGCCGTCCAGGCGGCCGCAAAGGCGTCAGGAGAGTCATAA
- a CDS encoding xanthine dehydrogenase family protein molybdopterin-binding subunit, with protein MKNDLNVVGKRVVRSDSLAKVTGAAHYTADLKFPNMLVAKVLRSPYPHALIRGIDLTRALKVKGVKAAVSGFDTHGIKWGVFRYTQDHAMLPRDKARYIGEDIAAVAAVDEEAALEAISRIEVDFEPLPAVFEPEEAMQEGAPQIHDAYQNNINIHVHIDVGEVDKAMEEAFLVREDTFRAGGEAYAMMEPYAVVASYSNGFLDLWMPNAGPHVRAKALSNLLKMPLNRVRVRPINSGGAFGGRSEVSPGDLVASLLSIKTGKPVKLVLSREENATSTRQVHEMKATIKTAMKKDGTILAKDYRVVYDGGAYSSTGPIATSIPFYVYEECYRLPNVRYNGYRVLTNKGIRGMYGCHGRAFLAGNEAQMDLMAKELGLDPVEIRLKNGLKPGEMTATESRISSCGLKETIEASAKATDFKRRWAKPKALNGIGMGSVAIMCGFPMGFRSGSSCYVKLNDDGQVTLVTGLVDNGQGNESMVIQVASEVLGVPMQDINLVNADTEVTNLDPGAYSQAAAFVGANAVRVACENARRRLVAIAAEKLGIPEDDVDLKDRLAYSKKTPSTKMPISWVVREAFFRGDPIAATGTYFPKIDFEREWVSRPRGQMAGTFSFGTSIAEVSIDRETGRITIPHFTAAHDCGRPINPMAVEGQMEGSIQQAGVAAIMEENLFDKGFLLNPDLLEYKVPLACDMPEIETIIVSSVDPEGPFGAKEGGLTVRMNAYSAVASAVANATGALFSELPLTPDRVLSALEGKKGGKK; from the coding sequence ATGAAGAATGATTTGAATGTCGTCGGCAAAAGGGTCGTCAGAAGCGACTCCCTGGCCAAGGTCACCGGAGCGGCGCACTACACCGCGGACCTGAAGTTTCCCAACATGCTCGTCGCCAAGGTCCTCCGGAGCCCCTATCCCCATGCCCTGATCCGCGGCATCGACCTGACGCGGGCCCTGAAAGTCAAAGGGGTCAAGGCCGCCGTCAGCGGCTTCGACACCCACGGGATCAAGTGGGGGGTCTTCCGCTACACCCAGGACCACGCGATGCTGCCAAGGGACAAGGCGCGGTACATCGGCGAAGACATCGCGGCGGTCGCGGCGGTCGATGAAGAGGCCGCCCTCGAGGCCATCTCCCGCATCGAGGTCGACTTCGAGCCACTCCCGGCCGTTTTCGAACCCGAAGAGGCCATGCAGGAAGGTGCGCCCCAAATACACGATGCGTACCAGAACAACATCAACATCCACGTCCACATCGACGTAGGCGAGGTAGACAAGGCTATGGAAGAGGCCTTCCTCGTCAGGGAAGACACCTTCCGGGCAGGCGGCGAGGCCTACGCGATGATGGAACCGTATGCGGTGGTCGCCTCTTACAGCAACGGCTTCCTTGACCTGTGGATGCCGAATGCCGGGCCCCACGTACGGGCCAAGGCCCTCTCGAATCTCCTCAAAATGCCACTCAACCGCGTGCGGGTGCGCCCCATCAACTCCGGGGGCGCGTTCGGCGGCCGGTCCGAAGTCTCTCCGGGCGACCTCGTCGCTTCCCTCCTCTCCATCAAGACGGGCAAACCGGTGAAACTGGTCCTCTCGCGCGAGGAAAACGCCACCAGCACCCGCCAGGTGCACGAGATGAAGGCCACGATCAAGACCGCCATGAAAAAGGACGGTACGATCCTGGCGAAGGATTACCGGGTCGTATACGACGGCGGGGCGTACAGCTCCACCGGCCCGATCGCCACCTCGATCCCCTTCTACGTCTACGAGGAATGCTACCGCCTCCCGAACGTCCGCTACAACGGCTACCGGGTCCTCACCAACAAGGGCATCCGGGGCATGTACGGGTGCCACGGGAGGGCGTTCCTTGCCGGGAACGAGGCCCAGATGGACCTGATGGCGAAGGAGCTCGGCCTGGACCCCGTGGAGATCCGCCTGAAAAACGGGCTGAAACCCGGGGAGATGACCGCCACCGAATCCCGGATCTCGAGCTGCGGCCTGAAGGAGACGATCGAGGCTTCAGCCAAGGCCACCGACTTCAAGCGGCGGTGGGCGAAGCCGAAGGCCCTGAACGGGATCGGCATGGGCAGCGTGGCCATTATGTGCGGATTCCCGATGGGCTTCCGATCCGGGTCTTCCTGTTATGTCAAGCTGAACGATGACGGGCAGGTGACGCTCGTGACGGGCCTGGTCGACAACGGGCAGGGGAACGAGTCGATGGTCATCCAGGTCGCCTCCGAGGTCCTCGGAGTCCCCATGCAGGACATCAACCTCGTCAACGCCGATACGGAGGTGACCAATCTCGACCCCGGCGCCTACTCGCAGGCGGCGGCCTTCGTGGGGGCCAATGCCGTCCGCGTGGCCTGCGAGAACGCCCGCAGGCGCCTTGTCGCCATCGCCGCGGAGAAGCTCGGCATCCCCGAGGACGACGTCGACCTCAAAGACCGCCTGGCCTATTCGAAGAAGACCCCGTCCACGAAGATGCCCATCTCCTGGGTCGTGCGGGAGGCCTTCTTCCGCGGAGACCCGATCGCAGCCACGGGCACGTATTTCCCGAAGATCGATTTCGAGCGCGAATGGGTGTCGCGCCCCCGCGGCCAGATGGCGGGGACCTTCTCCTTCGGCACCTCGATCGCCGAGGTCAGCATCGATCGCGAGACCGGCCGGATCACGATCCCGCACTTCACGGCCGCGCATGACTGCGGCCGGCCGATCAACCCCATGGCCGTGGAGGGGCAGATGGAGGGCTCGATCCAGCAGGCGGGAGTCGCCGCCATCATGGAAGAAAACCTTTTCGACAAGGGGTTCCTGCTGAACCCGGACCTGCTTGAATACAAGGTCCCCCTCGCCTGTGACATGCCCGAGATCGAGACGATCATCGTCAGCTCCGTCGATCCCGAGGGGCCGTTCGGCGCCAAGGAGGGCGGCCTCACTGTCCGGATGAACGCCTACAGCGCCGTCGCCTCGGCCGTGGCAAACGCCACGGGCGCTCTGTTCAGCGAACTTCCACTCACCCCTGACAGGGTCTTGAGCGCCCTCGAAGGCAAAAAGGGGGGAAAGAAATGA
- a CDS encoding cytochrome c3 family protein encodes MKWSLSQIAARLLVSIVFALSAGACGQDSQEPKPSEKAQEAPPAAVTGGRPDASPAEETGEPEETAPSTEAAPEEGPARTAEDEAPSAQPGAPEEAEERAAEDATVRGKAPDSEAPGEKAAPPAADFPEDLKMITIYHASYPEHKKGPVPFSHGVHVNEYQIGCGECHHDENGEPLANLAVGDPVQKCAECHPVPAAPEDEDEYQRAMHKNCRTCHAAHNKETGTKDAPVLCNQCHQKN; translated from the coding sequence ATGAAATGGTCATTGTCGCAGATCGCCGCAAGGCTTCTCGTAAGCATCGTTTTTGCTCTCTCTGCAGGGGCATGCGGCCAGGATTCTCAGGAACCGAAACCATCTGAAAAAGCGCAGGAAGCGCCCCCGGCGGCCGTGACGGGCGGAAGGCCTGACGCCTCCCCGGCCGAGGAGACAGGGGAGCCCGAAGAAACGGCCCCGTCGACCGAGGCGGCGCCCGAGGAAGGTCCTGCGCGGACAGCGGAGGACGAGGCGCCCTCTGCTCAGCCTGGCGCCCCGGAGGAAGCGGAGGAGCGAGCCGCCGAAGATGCGACCGTGAGAGGCAAAGCTCCAGACAGTGAAGCCCCCGGGGAAAAAGCGGCACCCCCCGCCGCGGACTTCCCGGAAGATCTGAAGATGATCACGATCTACCATGCATCCTACCCAGAGCACAAGAAAGGGCCTGTGCCCTTTTCGCACGGGGTTCACGTCAACGAGTACCAGATCGGATGCGGTGAATGCCATCACGATGAAAACGGAGAACCGTTGGCGAATCTCGCCGTTGGCGACCCGGTTCAGAAATGCGCCGAATGCCACCCCGTCCCCGCCGCCCCGGAAGACGAGGACGAATACCAGCGCGCTATGCACAAGAACTGCCGCACCTGCCACGCCGCGCACAACAAGGAGACCGGCACGAAAGACGCTCCCGTGCTGTGCAACCAGTGCCATCAGAAAAACTAG
- a CDS encoding DEAD/DEAH box helicase — translation MTDEFLSDQTIASSEPQRFLTQKTFESFNLPEKVLAGIRDAGFTHCTPIQARVLPVALEGRDVAGQAQTGTGKTAAFLVTIFSRLDESRFLPGLPSALIVAPTRELALQIYNEAKMVGGHTGLKLALVVGGIDYQKQAQTLKAGVDIVICTPGRLIDYMKQGIFKPDAIQIVVVDEADRLLDLGFAKDMRFILKKLPSYEKRQSLLFSATLSFRVLELTYEYMNLPEFIDVSPDEVTVKGIEQALIHVGMEEKLKLLLGILKREEWERLLIFVNTKAEVERLTRKLKGNGWPAQGITGDVPQRTRLALMEAFKSGKTKILVATDVASRGIHVEDISHVINYDLPQDAENYVHRIGRTARAGKTGKAISLACEKFVYHLEPIEEILGYKIPVLWPEDDWFVKDEAGPVRIEGGRPKRPRKERPKPEKHSEPKPEKRSEAKAEKRSEPKPEKRSEAKPEKRSEPKPEKRSEAKPEKRSEPKPAAQELPEAALEEAVEQPAIQEPAKKPRAAAKTAEKRKPAARGKGIAMSSQPGGIFGLAPLSFPASEEEGAKPAAAKKPRKKSRRKRKPAAEGESKAETPTTAPAEPAE, via the coding sequence ATGACCGACGAATTCCTGTCAGATCAGACAATCGCCAGTTCAGAGCCTCAGCGTTTTTTGACCCAGAAGACCTTCGAATCCTTCAATCTGCCGGAAAAGGTATTGGCCGGCATCCGGGATGCCGGCTTCACGCACTGCACGCCCATTCAGGCCCGCGTCCTTCCGGTGGCGCTGGAAGGACGCGACGTGGCCGGCCAGGCCCAGACCGGGACCGGCAAGACGGCTGCTTTCCTGGTGACGATCTTTTCCCGTCTCGATGAGAGCCGCTTTTTGCCGGGCCTGCCATCCGCGCTCATCGTCGCACCCACGCGGGAACTGGCGCTGCAAATCTACAACGAAGCCAAGATGGTCGGAGGTCATACGGGCCTCAAGTTGGCGCTGGTTGTAGGGGGGATCGATTACCAGAAACAGGCCCAGACGCTGAAGGCGGGTGTGGATATCGTGATCTGCACGCCCGGCCGGCTGATCGATTACATGAAGCAGGGCATCTTCAAGCCCGACGCCATCCAGATCGTCGTGGTCGACGAGGCGGACCGGCTGCTCGACCTCGGATTCGCCAAAGACATGCGGTTCATTCTCAAGAAACTCCCCAGCTACGAGAAGCGCCAGTCGCTGCTCTTCTCCGCGACCCTGAGCTTCCGGGTCCTCGAGTTGACTTACGAGTACATGAACCTGCCCGAGTTCATCGACGTCTCGCCGGACGAGGTGACCGTCAAGGGCATCGAACAGGCGTTGATCCACGTCGGCATGGAGGAAAAACTCAAACTTCTTCTGGGGATTCTCAAGCGGGAGGAATGGGAGCGGCTCCTGATCTTCGTCAACACGAAGGCGGAGGTGGAGCGTCTGACCCGCAAGCTCAAGGGCAACGGCTGGCCCGCCCAGGGGATCACGGGGGACGTTCCGCAGAGAACGCGCCTGGCTTTGATGGAGGCCTTCAAGAGCGGCAAGACGAAGATCCTGGTGGCGACGGATGTCGCTTCCCGGGGCATCCATGTCGAGGATATCAGCCACGTGATCAACTACGATCTCCCACAGGATGCCGAAAATTACGTCCATCGGATCGGACGCACCGCACGGGCGGGGAAGACCGGCAAGGCCATCTCCCTGGCCTGCGAGAAGTTCGTCTACCACCTCGAGCCCATCGAAGAGATCCTCGGATACAAGATCCCCGTGCTCTGGCCGGAGGACGACTGGTTTGTCAAAGACGAGGCCGGCCCGGTAAGGATCGAGGGCGGACGGCCCAAACGCCCCCGGAAGGAGAGGCCGAAGCCGGAGAAGCATTCTGAGCCGAAGCCGGAGAAGCGTTCTGAGGCGAAGGCGGAGAAGCGTTCTGAGCCGAAGCCCGAGAAGCGTTCTGAGGCGAAGCCGGAGAAGCGTTCTGAGCCGAAGCCCGAGAAGCGTTCTGAGGCGAAGCCGGAGAAGCGTTCTGAACCGAAGCCAGCCGCCCAGGAGCTGCCCGAAGCAGCGCTGGAAGAGGCTGTCGAGCAGCCTGCGATTCAAGAACCCGCCAAGAAGCCGAGGGCCGCGGCGAAGACCGCGGAAAAACGCAAACCGGCGGCGCGCGGAAAAGGCATTGCCATGTCATCGCAGCCCGGCGGCATCTTCGGACTGGCGCCGTTGTCGTTTCCCGCCTCTGAAGAAGAGGGGGCGAAGCCGGCGGCGGCGAAGAAGCCCAGAAAGAAATCGCGGCGCAAGAGAAAGCCCGCAGCGGAGGGTGAGTCCAAAGCGGAGACCCCCACGACCGCGCCGGCCGAACCCGCGGAATAG